In the genome of Labeo rohita strain BAU-BD-2019 chromosome 24, IGBB_LRoh.1.0, whole genome shotgun sequence, one region contains:
- the LOC127156003 gene encoding dermatan-sulfate epimerase-like protein, translated as MLWTAVWRSIGWPTFAASLFLAMGASFSEVFNATGKDIFSDFGQFQITENGPPELRKLQAANLHPNLYFNQDDITQLRQRSTTTHSHIFKVIRTAVLTMLSAGPLYMPPTKHEEFTSKWNEIYGNNLPPLALYCLLYPEDTAAVQFLIKFMDRMSEYPDWKVSSAPNDEVPMAHSLTGFATAFDFVYSLLDQKRRDLYLKKISAETQALYETSKYRGWGKQFIQNHQTTNIVAILTGAIVVGAHDDTQSMVWKQVSVNYMEKTMFLLSHVVDGSLDEGVAYGSYTAKSITQYVFLANRHFSIDNTQNNWLRTHFWFYYATLLPGFQRTVGIGDSNYNWFYGPESQLVFLDSFVIKNGSGNWLAQQIRKHRPKDGPMGQSFAQRWTTLHTEFLWYNADLTPQPPYGHNKAKMHIFSNWGVVTYGAGLSVAQGNTFVSFKSGKLGGRAVFDIVHAKPYSWVDGWNSFNPGHEHPDQNSFTFAPNGQVFVSEALYGPKYSFLNNVLVFSPSPTSQCNVPWEGQLGECAKWLRWTDTGVGDSAGELIAASAHGDTMFVSGEAAAAYSSAMRLKSVYRALVLLNSQTLVVVDHIEKRDDSPVNVVSAFFHNLDIDFKYVPHSFTDRYNGALMDVWDAHYKMFWFDSQGRSPDTQIQEAEQEAEFKKRWTQFINVTFPFTDSVGRMVYVMHGPYVKVSNCRFIESSKNGLKLSLVINNTEKILSIVTNHRDIGARSSYLGFGGYAKVEDRHQIIHFGLGTQIVPKQTKLHNHLFDFGVTVNVVAGVILCVAIVFLTLQRKFYVCFSRLMRYALLSVLMLWITELLFVSNSCDQLLCKVKWRGATTDPELSKQMTLYDQYQLPLPTVVITTLPGSGSDILKHLFYNNTDFVYLRIPTEHLDIPETEFEFDSLVDACEWTRSEAQCGRFKMIQGWLHSLVHNTHLFLQNIPLHDTSHLKLAQRVSLSQDKRKRLRRRESKAEMKGRLRVDRDVEYVRELRRHTVDYPNARVVLNLCSGSWALKLPFLQEVIGPSLRAIYVVRDPRAWIYLMLYNSKPSLYSLKNIPQHLALIFKQDMVSDRCPTAFATEFRKLWQLISHSETNPVLLLAHLWLAHTAAVLRVASTLSEESYLQVRFEDVVNYPQETAEKIHSFLGIPVSPSALNQLTFTTSTNLYNLMYEGDISPANIDKWRRNMPRRDIRLIEYTCGLLMRQLGYHRFTD; from the coding sequence ATGTTGTGGACAGCGGTTTGGAGGTCCATAGGGTGGCCTACATTTGCAGCGTCTCTGTTTCTAGCAATGGGAGCTTCATTCTCTGAAGTCTTTAATGCCACAGGGAAAGATATTTTTAGTGACTTTGGACAATTCCAGATTACTGAGAATGGGCCACCAGAGCTACGGAAACTCCAAGCCGCTAATCTTCACCCTAACTTATACTTTAACCAGGACGATATAACACAGTTGAGACAAAGGTCAACTACGACTCACAGCCACATCTTTAAAGTGATCCGGACAGCTGTGCTGACGATGCTCTCCGCCGGTCCGCTCTACATGCCACCCACAAAGCACGAGGAGTTCACCAGCAAATGGAATGAGATTTATGGAAACAACCTCCCGCCTCTGGCCCTCTACTGCCTACTGTATCCCGAGGACACAGCTGCCGTGCAGTTCCTGATTAAGTTTATGGACCGTATGTCGGAATATCCTGACTGGAAAGTAAGCAGCGCACCAAACGACGAAGTTCCAATGGCTCATTCTCTCACTGGATTTGCTACCGCTTTTGACTTTGTCTACTCGTTGCTGGATCAGAAGCGCCGAGACCTGTACTTAAAGAAAATTTCTGCTGAAACCCAAGCGCTCTACGAGACGTCTAAGTACAGGGGCTGGGGAAAGCAGTTTATTCAGAACCATCAAACCACTAATATAGTTGCTATTCTGACTGGAGCTATAGTTGTGGGTGCACACGATGACACTCAGTCGATGGTTTGGAAACAGGTGTCTGTAAATTACATGGAGAAGACAATGTTTCTGTTAAGTCACGTAGTAGACGGCTCTCTGGACGAGGGAGTTGCATACGGGAGTTACACAGCAAAGTCAATCACGCAGTACGTTTTCCTGGCAAATCGCCACTTCAGCATAGACAACACGCAGAACAACTGGCTGCGTACTCATTTCTGGTTTTATTACGCCACTTTGCTTCCGGGCTTTCAGAGAACGGTTGGTATAGGGGACTCAAACTATAACTGGTTCTATGGACCAGAGAGCCAACTAGTGTTTTTAGATTCCTTTGTGATCAAAAACGGGTCCGGGAATTGGCTGGCACAGCAGATTAGGAAGCACAGACCTAAAGATGGTCCCATGGGTCAGTCCTTCGCCCAGCGCTGGACGACGCTTCACACTGAGTTTCTCTGGTATAACGCCGACCTTACTCCACAGCCCCCTTATGGCCACAATAAGGCTAAGATGCACATCTTCTCAAACTGGGGAGTGGTGACTTACGGGGCAGGTTTATCTGTTGCTCAGGGCAACACCTTTGTCTCATTTAAATCTGGTAAGCTGGGCGGTCGGGCGGTGTTTGACATTGTCCACGCCAAGCCTTATTCATGGGTCGATGGCTGGAACAGCTTTAACCCCGGTCATGAGCACCCAGACCAAAACTCGTTTACTTTCGCCCCTAACGGACAAGTATTCGTTTCTGAGGCATTATATGGCCCCAAATACAGCTTCTTAAACAACGTGTTAGTGTTCAGCCCTTCTCCAACGAGCCAGTGTAATGTCCCTTGGGAAGGACAGCTCGGGGAATGTGCCAAGTGGCTCCGCTGGACCGACACAGGGGTCGGAGACTCGGCGGGAGAGTTGATCGCTGCTTCTGCCCATGGAGACACTATGTTTGTGAGCGGAGAAGCGGCTGCGGCGTATTCCTCAGCCATGAGACTGAAGAGCGTGTACCGAGCCCTGGTTCTCCTCAACTCGCAGACTCTTGTGGTAGTTGACCACATCGAGAAAAGAGACGACTCACCCGTGAACGTCGTCAGCGCGTTCTTTCACAATCTTGATATCGACTTTAAATACGTGCCCCATAGTTTCACAGACAGGTACAATGGGGCACTGATGGACGTCTGGGATGCTCATTACAAAATGTTCTGGTTCGATAGTCAGGGACGCAGCCCCGATACACAAATACAGGAGGCTGAGCAGGAAGCCGAGTTTAAAAAGAGGTGGACGCAGTTTATCAACGTCACCTTTCCTTTCACAGACTCAGTGGGTAGGATGGTGTATGTGATGCACGGGCCTTACGTTAAAGTTTCCAACTGCAGGTTCATTGAAAGCAGTAAGAATGGGCTCAAACTTTCTCTTGTCATCaacaatactgagaaaatacTATCTATAGTAACCAATCACAGAGACATTGGGGCGCGTTCCAGCTATCTGGGCTTTGGGGGTTACGCAAAGGTGGAAGACAGACATCAGATTATCCATTTTGGCTTGGGGACCCAGATTGTCCCCAAACAGACAAAACTGCACAATCATCTCTTTGATTTTGGAGTTACAGTGAATGTCGTAGCCGGAGTAATACTGTGTGTTGCCATTGTTTTCTTGACCCTACAGCGAAAGTTTTACGTTTGCTTTAGCAGACTGATGCGTTATGCTTTGCTTTCGGTGTTAATGCTGTGGATAACCGAGCTCCTGTTTGTCTCGAACAGCTGCGATCAGCTCCTCTGTAAGGTGAAGTGGCGCGGAGCCACCACAGACCCTGAGCTTAGTAAACAAATGACGCTTTATGACCAGTATCAGCTCCCTCTGCCCACGGTAGTGATAACCACGCTACCTGGCTCTGGATCTGACATCCTTAAGCACCTTTTCTACAACAACACAGACTTTGTCTACCTGCGCATCCCTACGGAACACTTGGATATCCCCGAAACAGAGTTCGAATTTGACTCTTTAGTGGATGCTTGCGAATGGACGCGGTCGGAAGCCCAGTGCGGgcgttttaaaatgattcagGGCTGGCTACATTCACTGGTTCACAACACCCACTTATTCCTGCAAAACATCCCACTCCATGACACCAGCCACCTGAAACTGGCCCAAAGAGTTAGTCTTTCCCAGGACAAGAGGAAGAGACTGAGGAGGAGAGAGTCAAAGGCTGAAATGAAAGGCCGGTTGCGAGTCGACAGGGACGTCGAGTACGTCAGAGAGCTGAGGAGACACACGGTGGACTATCCTAACGCCCGTGTGGTTCTCAATCTCTGCAGTGGCAGCTGGGCTCTTAAGCTGCCCTTTCTCCAAGAAGTTATCGGCCCTTCTCTGAGAGCCATCTATGTTGTCAGGGACCCTCGTGCATGGATTTATCTGATGCTGTATAATAGCAAACCTAGCCTTTACTCACTCAAGAACATTCCACAGCATCTAGCTCTTATTTTCAAGCAGGATATGGTGAGCGACAGGTGTCCGACCGCATTTGCCACCGAGTTTAGGAAGCTGTGGCAGCTCATATCCCATTCAGAGACCAATCCTGTGCTGTTGCTCGCCCACCTGTGGCTCGCTCACACCGCTGCTGTTCTCAGAGTCGCATCTACCTTATCTGAAGAGTCCTATCTTCAAGTCAGGTTTGAGGATGTGGTGAACTATCCTCAAGAGACGGCCGAGAAGATACACTCCTTCCTTGGAATCCCCGTATCACCGTCGGCCCTGAATCAGCTCACGTTCACCACCTCGACAAACTTGTATAACCTGATGTATGAAGGGGACATATCACCAGCCAACATCGACAAATGGAGGAGAAACATGCCAAGGAGAGACATCAGACTCATAGAGTACACATGTGGATTACTGATGAGGCAACTCGGGTATCACAGGTTCACTGATTAA